A single genomic interval of Lodderomyces elongisporus chromosome 8, complete sequence harbors:
- the CSR1 gene encoding phosphatidylinositol transfer protein csr1, with protein sequence MSSDNVKYRLGRIQTLNADQEIVLKQTWAYFLKYLGYEINIGNSDLPYKQCFVASTSTSHFDESQGLASNSLSKSNTRGSLNSTKSSASKKKLGLFGSKKSTASVANSASVGAASGSPPANSKRMTQIQSHSSAERYQPVDIPAEDIYSIYAHHYKLAFEYADDFDGSSAGAGTGAGAFNGVSNGNYGNYDNDDAESIASMETFVTASTTLTDYDDFPAHIFSNGKQSNGKAYGGRINRPSQQQQGHNNHHNHHNHHNHHNHNHNHNQQQYQSQQEQINGGGALVDLYSSTVNKPVKVHPDTSILPSFDKYSPKEIHTAFYKVTRNDLVDNLMLKFVRARKWDTEKALEMLTKSLNWRATEFPTDDWAMEGDAPSYLNGTNQGFIKNFTTEKSWIKGRDKNNNPIFTFQAKKHMTADSPLPQNQRYAVVTIEWVRLFLREVSESVDTCTIVFDLTGFSLKNADYATIKFLADVFEAHYPETLGFILIHNAPWIFSTVWNIIKNWLDPVVASKIHFTKDAKELSKFIDPILIPDYLGGEDTTRGFYPIPEPQDEYPPRKKDAEYARLRRERDYLFTRFFETTRRWVESTNPQVSDRYLKDKIDLNIALSKNYIELDPYVRNRGIYDRDHTLTVGH encoded by the coding sequence atgtcTTCAGATAACGTTAAATACCGTTTGGGTAGAATTCAGACCCTTAACGCTGATCAAGAGAttgttttgaaacaaaCATGGGCATACTTTTTGAAATACTTGGGTTACGAAATCAACATTGGTAACTCTGATTTGCCATATAAGCAGTGCTTTGTTGCATCAACTTCAACCTCCCATTTTGACGAGTCACAGGGCCTTGCAAGCAACTCATTGAGCAAATCAAATACAAGAGGCTCGTTGAACTCAACCAAAAGCTCCgcttcaaaaaagaaattgggCTTGTTTGGCTCTAAAAAATCAACTGCCAGCGTCGCAAACTCTGCCTCAGTTGGTGCTGCCAGTGGAAGCCCACCAGCAAATTCAAAGAGAATGACACAGATCCAAAGCCACTCCTCTGCCGAAAGATACCAACCTGTTGACATCCCAGCTGAAGACATTTACTCGATCTATGCTCACCATTACAAGTTGGCTTTTGAATACGCCGACGACTTTGATGGAAGCTCAGCAGGTGCAGGTACAGGTGCAGGTGCATTCAACGGTGTTTCTAATGGAAACTATGGTAATTACGACAACGATGACGCTGAATCAATTGCCTCAATGGAAACATTTGTCACAGCCTCAACCACCTTGACTGACTACGATGATTTTCCCGCTCATATTTTCAGCAATGGCAAACAAAGCAATGGCAAGGCATACGGTGGAAGAATCAACCGTCCATCCCAACAACAGCAAGGccacaacaaccaccaTAATCACCACAATCACCACAATCaccacaatcacaatcatAACCATAACCAGCAGCAATATCAAtcacaacaagaacaaattaatggtggtggtgctcTAGTTGATCTTTACCTGAGTACAGTCAACAAACCAGTTAAAGTACACCCAGATACTTCTATTCTACCAAGTTTTGATAAATACAGCCCTAAGGAAATCCACACTGCTTTTTACAAGGTTACTCGTAATGACTTGGTTGATAACTTGATGCTTAAGTTTGTTAGAGCTAGAAAATGGGATACCGAGAAGGCTTTGGAAATGTTGACCAAATCTTTGAATTGGAGGGCCACTGAGTTTCCAACTGATGATTGGGCAATGGAGGGTGATGCACCATCGTACTTGAATGGCACCAACCAAGGCTTTATCAAGAATTTCACCACTGAGAAATCATGGATTAAGGGCAGAGACAAGAATAATAACCCGATTTTTACTTTCCAAGCCAAGAAACACATGACTGCAGATTCACCTTTGCCACAAAACCAAAGGTACGCAGTGGTTACCATTGAGTGGGTTAGACTATTCTTGAGAGAAGTTAGTGAGTCGGTTGACACGTGTACCATTGTGTTTGACTTGACTGGATTTTCATTGAAAAATGCCGATTATGCCACAATCAAGTTTTTGGCTGATGTGTTTGAGGCGCACTATCCAGAAACTTTGGGATTCATTTTGATTCACAATGCACCATGGATCTTTTCAACAGTTTGGAACATTATCAAAAACTGGTTGGACCCAGTTGTTGCGTCCAAAATTCATTTCACCAAGGATGCAAAGGAGTTGTCCAAGTTTATCGACCCAATCTTGATTCCAGACTACTTGGGAGGTGAAGATACCACTAGAGGTTTCTACCCCATTCCTGAGCCACAAGATGAATATCCaccaagaaagaaggatgCTGAGTATGCCAGATtaagaagagagagagattaCTTGTTTACCAGATTCTTTGAAACGACTAGAAGATGGGTTGAAAGTACGAACCCACAAGTCTCTGATAGGTATTTGAAAGACAAGATTGATTTGAACATTGCGTTATCAAAGAACTATATAGAGTTGGACCCTTATGTTAGAAACCGAGGCATCTACGACAGAGACCATACCTTGACTGTGGGACATTGA
- the CCM1 gene encoding Mitochondrial group I intron splicing factor ccm1, whose protein sequence is MSFRISQQLFGKGHFSANGILRSSYCGCRYIFTPSSLDKTTPLRRDPKLPIHSDDHGNKNENKNKNKNKNKNKNKNKVKHNHNHNFNHQYGLGRSNASYSEKSKLTSKRKELESKRQSTQPQKKVFVHDLRSLTQEISTYVQYKELEEKGEAMEPEEIYRSISGGNEASNTKTESTGKELKLRNQIPKEISNKLGLVMEFSSSNGTGINWPTITDQLSLSGGFQGFSSETVNRFISLIPLQSLNKMRPSLLHMCKDAQVNLSSKVETKLFKSMALGDRLSDTTIQEMEEEFEKLQASNRLKTEHFETMALAYVKNQKLEKVDSLIQTMKLRGLEIGRSIFTSILIGYTYYEKNVDKALQTFEAMKFLSKKTAPTSQNYKDIIAACTMNGKIELALNFYQDMLEQNTQVNQTVLAMLAKGCIKNNALVPKAWEFIFKIYDFSWSPSLDTYETMLYISAREGDANLTRALFFKLLQSGSVTPRAAFYLMMSYSRYSEKKNNTGFYSITNSERGRLFRDHIINDVDYTKSVFEFPMLPLNNLHSEELILAEALAVWSFFSINKPSFLTPQLLSCYLTAVLNHGKLNDFKNVFEDCTYAEVSLPSNRQQVDQTGKVVHVDQDTESEENETKQDKQANHATTSTFDIQIANLNSSLPQQTNNLHKLPRESIVYKIAMRAAAKFRDGELADNIIAERGLYRKSKSYKLLPKRKQIALDFEFACSTVHYYTDVGLFNDALAVILSSEDTFNWSWKEVGKLINTAASLHDTKTVETAKSIIKRVKLRQHSL, encoded by the coding sequence ATGTCTTTCCGAATATCACAACAGCTTTTTGGCAAAGGGCATTTTAGTGCTAATGGCATTTTGCGGTCTCTGTACTGTGGTTGTCGTTATATATTCACACCAAGCTCATTAGATAAAACTACACCTTTACGGCGGGACCCAAAGTTGCCGATACACAGCGATGACCATGGCaacaaaaacgaaaacaaaaacaaaaataagaataagaataaaaacaaaaataagaataaagTCAAGCACAATCATAATCACAATTTCAATCATCAGTATGGTCTTGGCAGATCAAACGCTTCGTATTcagaaaaaagtaaactCACactgaaaagaaaggaactAGAGTCGAAACGACAGTCTACCCAACCgcagaaaaaagtttttgtgCACGATCTTAGATCTTTAACGCAGGAGATTTCCACATATGTTCAATACAAAGagttggaagaaaaaggggaaGCTATGGAGCCTGAAGAAATATATCGACTGATTTCAGGGGGAAACGAAGCATCCAACACCAAGACTGAAAGCACAGGAAAGGAACTCAAACTAAGAAACCAGATCCCCAAAGAAATCTCAAACAAGTTGGGGCTTGTAATGGAGTTTCTGAGTTCAAACGGCACTGGAATAAACTGGCCCACAATCACTGACCAATTAAGCCTAAGTGGTGGGTTCCAAGGATTTAGCTCCGAAACAGTCAATCGCTTCATTAGTTTGATACCTTTGCAAAGTCTCAATAAAATGAGACCTAGCTTGTTACACATGTGCAAAGACGCGCAAGTGAATTTATCATCCAAAGTTGAGACCAAACTATTCAAGTCTATGGCATTGGGTGACAGACTTTCTGATACTACGATTCAGGAAATGGAAGAGGAGTTTGAGAAATTACAGGCTAGTAATCGCTTAAAAACAGAACATTTTGAAACAATGGCATTAGCATATGTCAAGAATCAGAAATTGGAGAAAGTTGATAGCTTGATACAGACAATGAAACTTCGAGGCTTGGAGATTGGGAGGTCTATTTTTACCTCTATATTGATAGGCTACACATATTATGAAAAAAACGTTGATAAAGCATTACAAACATTTGAAGCGATGAAGTTTTTGTCCAAAAAGACCGCACCCACATCTCAGAACTACAAGGACATCATTGCTGCATGCACAATGAATGGGAAAATTGAATTGGCACTAAACTTTTATCAGGACATGTTGGAACAGAATACTCAAGTGAACCAAACTGTTTTAGCGATGCTTGCAAAGGGATGTATTAAAAATAACGCATTGGTACCGAAAGCTTGGGAGTTTATCTTTAAGATTTATGACTTTTCTTGGTCGCCAAGTTTAGACACATATGAGACAATGTTGTATATTTCAGCTCGAGAAGGAGATGCCAACTTGACAAgagcacttttttttaaattgttgCAAAGCGGCTCAGTAACACCTAGGGCAGCATTTTACTTAATGATGTCTTATTCTAGGTATTctgagaagaagaacaacacTGGGTTCTACTCCATAACTAATAGCGAAAGAGGTAGATTGTTCCGCGATCACATTATCAATGATGTTGATTATACAAAAAGTGTGTTTGAGTTTCCGATGTTGCCATTAAACAATCTTCACTCGGAGGAACTCATATTGGCAGAAGCTTTAGCAGTATggtcatttttttcaatcaacaAGCCTAGTTTCCTAACTCCTCAACTTCTTTCTTGCTACTTGACTGCGGTGTTGAATCATGGAAAATTGAACGATTTCAAAAACGTATTCGAGGATTGCACTTATGCAGAAGTGTCGTTACCCCTGAATCGTCAGCAAGTTGATCAAACTGGTAAAGTCGTCCACGTTGACCAAGATACAGAAAGTGAAGAAAACGAGacaaaacaagacaaaCAAGCCAATCATGCAACAACTTCTACATTTGATATTCAAATAGCTAACTTAAACTCATCTTTGCCCCAGCAAACAAATAATTTGCATAAACTTCCTCGTGAAAGCATCGTGTACAAAATAGCAATGAGAGCTGCTGCCAAATTCAGAGACGGCGAGCTTGCCGACAATATTATTGCAGAGAGGGGTCTTTATAGGAAGTCAAAGTCTTATAAGCTATTACCTAAAAGGAAGCAAATTGCATTGGATTTTGAGTTTGCCTGTTCTACAGTCCATTATTACACTGACGTTGGATTGTTTAACGATGCTTTAGCAGTTATATTGCTGTCTGAAGACACATTTAATTGGTCGTGGAAGGAAGTTGGAAAATTGATCAACACAGCAGCTAGTCTTCATGATACTAAAACGGTCGAGACAGCCAAAAGTATCATAAAGCGTGTGAAATTGAGACAGCATAGTCTTTAG
- the NAM2 gene encoding Leucyl-tRNA synthetase, mitochondrial: MASSDVPRFEFKDLDDKWRKQWLLDKEVKSFQGSHRSDHLKEKKDFYSLVMFPYPSGKLHLGHLRVYTISDVIARYKKMQGFNVINPMGWDAFGLPAENAAVERGIDPAIWTEQNIATMKEQMQCFLADFDWDREISTCSPEYYKWTQKIFLMLFEKGLAYQKEAEINWDPIDKTVLANEQVDSEGRSWRSGALVEKKFLKQWFIGITKYADRLVDDLKDLEGWPQHVKTMQKNWIGRSKGLQIDFPISEGNPLSVYTTRPETVFCAQFIAISLNHPLVLARSRTDGNLARFLKECKNAELDSKIGYKLPDLKASIPINTDNSKRTKFDIPIYVAPYVLNEYGSGAVMGCPGHDRRDFEFWSLHEPSKQITQVMGPETGETEIPYEPKVGIMQDRTTLVKSGLDSLGSYTGISADKARSRVSQAVASLGVGKESTNYRLKDWLISRQRYWGAPIPIIHCESCGPVVVPDSQLPVLLPKVEQHHFEKGNPLENVESFVSCTCPSCGSKKARRETDTMDTFMDSSWYFLRYLDPHNSKELISREAGQSMPVDLYIGGVEHAILHLLYSRFIAKFLNDEGVWKGKFTKDEPIVRLITQGMVHGKTYIDPQSERFLKPEELDFGNPKAPVIKQTGKHPKVTFEKMSKSKHNGADPQECIQKYGADATRAQILFSAPVSDTLQWDEKQISGVDRWLRKVFKLADSFPLLADEMRQTSNSDAIAKVELQFTGSKESLELGDREVTVYNEVQNLVKSINSSLNDVYSLNTVVSDLMKITNAITKVLGPNGCNVNPVLVDELYRTLLICMAPVTPVTAEECWFRINNSGKGNCTRGTVFDEEFPTGKVLKTRRGKFNVIINGRPRGSIVTDQNLLEQSEEQLLKTLRLNRDFSKHLGGDIRKIITKKGLVSIVTSA, encoded by the coding sequence ATGGCATCTTCAGATGTCCCTCGTTTTGAATTTAAAGACCTTGATGATAAATGGAGAAAACAATGGTTGTTAGATAAGGAGGTCAAGTCATTTCAAGGGTCTCATAGGAGTGATCACCttaaggaaaagaaagattttTACTCCTTGGTGATGTTTCCATATCCGTCGGGGAAACTTCATTTGGGCCATCTTCGTGTTTACACCATTAGTGATGTGATAGCGAGGTACAAGAAGATGCAAGGATTCAATGTGATCAACCCCATGGGCTGGGATGCTTTTGGATTACCTGCCGAGAATGCCGCTGTAGAGAGAGGTATAGATCCAGCAATATGGACTGAGCAAAATATAGCCACGATGAAAGAGCAAATGCAATGCTTTTTGGCCGACTTTGATTGGGACCGCGAGATAAGCACTTGCTCTCCAGAATACTACAAATGGACGCAAAAGATTTTTCTTATGTTGTTTGAAAAGGGGTTGGCATACCAGAAAGAAGCAGAAATAAATTGGGACCCGATTGACAAAACGGTATTAGCAAATGAGCAGGTTGACTCGGAAGGGAGGTCGTGGAGAAGTGGAGcacttgttgaaaaaaagttcCTCAAACAATGGTTTATTGGTATCACAAAATATGCAGATAGacttgttgatgatttAAAGGACTTGGAGGGCTGGCCACAACATGTCAAAACCATGCAGAAAAATTGGATAGGTCGTTCCAAAGGACTCCAAATAGATTTTCCCATTAGTGAAGGCAACCCTTTGAGTGTATATACAACAAGACCAGAAACCGTATTTTGTGCGCAATTTATTGCCATAAGTTTGAACCACCCTCTAGTATTGGCTAGGAGTAGAACGGATGGCAACTTAGCTAGATTTTTGAAAGAATGCAAAAATGCTGAGCTAGATTCCAAAATCGGATATAAACTTCCCGACTTGAAAGCATCTATTCCGATCAATACAGACAATTCAAAACGTACTAAATTTGATATTCCGATATACGTTGCGCCTTATGTTCTTAACGAGTATGGTTCGGGCGCAGTAATGGGGTGTCCTGGACATGATAGGAGagattttgaattttggaGTCTTCATGAACcaagcaaacaaataacCCAAGTGATGGGTCCGGAAACAGGGGAAACGGAAATACCGTATGAACCAAAAGTTGGAATCATGCAAGATAGAACCACTCTTGTGAAAAGTGGGTTAGACAGTTTGGGCTCCTACACCGGCATAAGTGCCGATAAGGCAAGGTCACGAGTATCTCAAGCAGTGGCTTCATTAGGTGTTGGAAAGGAGTCCACAAACTACAGATTGAAAGATTGGTTGATCAGTAGGCAAAGATATTGGGGTGCACCTATCCCCATCATACACTGTGAATCTTGTGGACCAGTTGTTGTTCCTGATTCTCAATTACCTGTTTTATTGCCAAAAGTTGAACAACACCATTTTGAGAAAGGAAACCCGTTGGAGAATGTTGAATCATTTGTTTCGTGTACCTGCCCTTCGTGTGGAAGCAAAAAGGCAAGGCGCGAAACGGATACTATGGATACTTTTATGGATTCGTCATGGTACTTTCTACGCTACTTAGACCCACACAATAGTAAGGAACTTATAAGCAGAGAGGCTGGTCAGAGCATGCCGGTGGACTTGTATATTGGAGGTGTTGAGCATGCTATTCTTCACTTGCTATACTCCAGATTTATTGCTAAATTTTTGAACGATGAAGGAGTTTGGAAAGGAAAGTTTACAAAAGACGAGCCAATAGTGAGATTAATCACACAGGGAATGGTTCATGGCAAAACTTACATTGACCCGCAGAGCGAGAGATTTTTAAAGCCGGAGGAGCTTGACTTTGGCAACCCTAAAGCCCCAGTTATCAAGCAGACAGGAAAACATCCAAAAGTTACGTTTGAAAAAATGTCAAAGTCAAAACATAACGGCGCTGACCCACAGgagtgtatacaaaaataCGGTGCAGATGCAACTAGAGCCCAAATCCTATTCCTGGCACCAGTCTCGGATACATTGCAATGGGACGAAAAACAAATTCTGGGTGTAGACAGATGGCTTCGCAAAGTGTTCAAACTTGCAGATAGTTTTCCCTTGTTGGCTGATGAAATGAGACAGACTTCCAATAGTGATGCTATTGCTAAAGTTGAGTTGCAGTTTACCGGTTCAAAAGAAAGTTTGGAACTAGGTGATCGCGAAGTTACTGTTTATAACGAAGTACAGAATTTGGTGAAATCGATTAATCTGTCTTTAAACGACGTTTACTCGCTTAATACTGTGGTTTCAGATTTAATGAAAATCACTAACGCCATCACTAAGGTGTTGGGTCCAAACGGCTGTAATGTCAACCCGGTGTTGGTAGACGAACTCTATCGAACCCTCTTGATTTGTATGGCTCCAGTTACACCGGTGACAGCTGAAGAGTGTTGGTTTAGAATAAACAACAgtggaaaaggaaattgCACAAGAGGCACCGTTTTTGATGAGGAATTCCCTACTGGTAAAGTATTGAAAACACGACGCGGCAAATTTAATGTTATTATAAATGGTAGGCCAAGAGGCAGCATTGTTACTGATCAGAATTTGCTTGAGCAGAGCGAAGAACAACTTCTTAAAACATTGCGTTTAAATAGAGATTTTTCGAAACACCTAGGAGGCGACATAAGAAAAATCATCACAAAAAAGGGACTTGTAAGTATAGTAACACTGGCCTAA